The proteins below are encoded in one region of Cyclopterus lumpus isolate fCycLum1 chromosome 8, fCycLum1.pri, whole genome shotgun sequence:
- the LOC117735327 gene encoding transcription factor jun-B-like, with translation MSTKMEQPFYHDDSFMSAYSQSDAAMHDYKLLKQNMNLNLTEPYRSLKSQLQLRGEIDPYQGGHQDVGSLKLASPELERLIIQNSNGVITTPTPGQYFYNRGITDEQEGFADGFVKALDELHKMNQMPPPNVSIGAGGVTTCSAVASSIFGSALQPEPPIYTTLNAYCPNTSLSSASSYPTATISYLPPHQQSHQQSGTHGAQSFHHALPGSGLHPHRLVTLKEEPQTVPDLLSSDCSPPMSPINLETQERIKAERKRLRNRLAATKCRRRKLERIARLEDKVKGLKNDNVGLSNTASVLRDQVAQLKQKVLTHVSSGCQLMLTSKLEAF, from the coding sequence ATGTCTACAAAGATGGAACAGCCCTTTTACCATGACGACTCTTTTATGTCGGCGTATAGCCAGTCGGACGCAGCCATGCACGACTACAAACTGCTAAAGCAGAATATGAATTTGAACTTGACAGAGCCCTATCGCAGCCTGAAATCACAGCTCCAGCTGAGGGGCGAGATCGACCCGTACCAAGGGGGGCACCAAGACGTAGGGTCGCTGAAGCTCGCGTCACCGGAGCTCGAGAGGCTCATCATCCAAAACAGCAACGGCGTGATCACTACCCCAACCCCGGGCCAGTACTTCTACAACCGGGGCATCACCGATGAGCAGGAGGGCTTCGCCGACGGCTTCGTGAAAGCCCTGGACGAGTTGCACAAGATGAACCAGATGCCCCCTCCCAACGTGTCAATCGGAGCTGGTGGAGTTACGACGTGTTCGGCGGTGGCTTCCAGCATCTTCGGCTCCGCCCTGCAACCGGAGCCTCCCATCTACACGACGCTGAACGCCTACTGCCCGAACACAAGCCTCTCTTCCGCATCTAGCTACCCGACGGCCACCATCAGCTACCTGCCGCCGCACCAGCAGAGCCACCAGCAGAGCGGGACGCACGGCGCGCAGTCGTTCCATCACGCGCTGCCTGGCTCCGGGCTTCATCCGCACCGGCTCGTCACGCTGAAGGAGGAACCCCAAACCGTCCCCGATCTGCTCAGCAGCGACTGCTCGCCTCCGATGTCCCCGATCAACCTCGAGACTCAGGAGAGGATCAAGGCGGAGCGCAAGAGGCTGAGGAACCGGCTGGCGGCGACCAAATGCCGGCGGCGCAAGCTGGAGCGCATCGCCCGGCTGGAGGATAAGGTGAAAGGTCTGAAGAACGACAACGTGGGGCTCTCCAACACGGCGTCGGTGCTCCGGGATCAGGTCGCGCAGCTCAAGCAGAAGGTCCTGACACACGTGAGCAGCGGCTGTCAGCTGATGCTCACGAGCAAGTTGGAGGCGTTTTAA